The proteins below are encoded in one region of Cololabis saira isolate AMF1-May2022 chromosome 21, fColSai1.1, whole genome shotgun sequence:
- the LOC133422083 gene encoding uncharacterized protein LOC133422083: protein MTTIIISLAAERFGLEEKKVTKLPYTKSNRANKIHQLRQELKVLTRRFKEAREEERGPLSDLRNILRKKLMTLRRAEWHRRRRKERARKRTAFLANPFGFTKQLLGQKRSGQPTCSKAEIDRHLDATYQDASREQELGDCHSLIVPPAPTLDFDGREPSWKEIQEVVKKARSSSAPGPSGVPYKVYKNCPKLLHRLWSILKVIWRRGKVADQWRFAEGVWIPKEEESKNIDQFRTISLLSVEGKLFFSIVARRLTDYLLRNAYIDTSVQKGGIPKIPGCLEHNGVVTQLIREARENKGDLVVLWLDLANAYGSIPQKLVEEALRRHHVPVKFRDLILDYYSRFSLRVSAGSSTSDWHKLEKGIITGCTISVILFALAMNMLAKSAEVQCRGPLTKSGIRQPPIRAFMDDLTVTTPNVPGGRWILKGLEELTSWARMTFKPAKSRSLVLKKGKVTNKFHFSLGSIQIPSITDKPVKSLGKVFHCSLKDKAAIHATNQELEAWLATVDKSGLPGKFKAWVYQHGILPRILWPLLVYEVPISTVEGFERRVSRFLRKWLGLPRSLSSIALYGKNNMLKLPISSLNEEFKVSRTREVLQYRESSDPKVSQAGIEVRTGRKWKAAEAVDVAESRLRHRALVGTVARGRAGLGSSTTPRYDKAEGKDRRALLQEEVRAAVEEERASTMVGMRQQGAWTRWEQAAERKVTWTELWRAEPQRLKFLIQAVYDVLPSPSNLFCWGKVESPACALCQKRGTLEHILSCCPRGLSEGRYRWRHDQVLKAIANTICSGIAHCKRLRPEKKAISFIRAGEEPPAVARTSSSGLLSMAQDWELKVDLGKQLKFPDNVAITSLRPDVVLTSATSKQVVLLELTVPWEDRIEEANERKRAKYQALVEECRLNGWRARCEPIEVGCRGFAGQSLCRAYSMLGITGASKRRAIKEATEAAEVASRWLWIRRGDPWVG from the coding sequence AtgaccaccatcatcatcagccTAGCAGCTGAGAGATTCGGCCTGGAGGAGAAGAAAGTGACGAAACTCCCGTATACCAAGAGCAACAGGGCAAACAAGATCCACCAGCTCAGACAGGAGTTGAAGGTCCTGACGCGGCGGTTTAAGGAGgcaagagaggaggagaggggacCTCTGTCTGACTTGCGGAACATACTGCGCAAGAAGCTCATGACCTTGAGGAGGGCTGAGTGGCataggagaaggaggaaggaaagagccaGGAAACGCACTGCCTTTCTAGCGAATCCATTCGGGTTTACAAAACAGCTGCTGGGGCAGAAGCGTAGTGGCCAACCTACCTGTTCCAAAGCAGAGATTGACCGTCACCTGGATGCAACCTATCAAGATGCTTCCAGGGAGCAAGAGCTTGGCGACTGCCATTCCCTGATTGTCCCACCTGCACCAACACTGGACTTCGATGGGAGGGAGCCCAGCTGGAAGGAGATCCAGGAAGTGGTCAAGAAGGCAAGATCAAGCTCAGCCCCAGGACCGAGCGGGGTACCTTACAAGGTATACAAGAACTGCCCAAAGTTACTCCACAGGCTCTGGAGCATCTTGAAGGTGATCTGGAGGAGGGGAAAGGTTGCTGACCAGTGGCGTTTTGCAGAAGGTGTTTGGATTCCGAAGGAGGAAGAGTCTAAAAACATCGATCAGTTCAGAACCATCTCCCTGCTCAGTGTTGAAGGCAAGCTATTCTTCAGCATTGTTGCCAGGCGTCTGACAGACTACCTCCTGAGGAACGCCTACATCGACACTTCAGTCCAGAAAGGAGGGATCCCAAAGATACCAGGGTGTCTGGAGCATAATGGAGTTGTCACCCAGCTGATTAGGGAAGCCAGAGAGAACAAGGGCGACCTAGTCGTACTGTGGCTGGACCTCGCAAACGCCTACGGGTCCATACCTCAAAAGCTCGTCGAAGAGGCATTACGCCGGCATCATGTCCCCGTCAAGTTCAGAGACCTCATTCTGGACTATTACAGCAGGTTCAGTCTGAGGGTCTCAGCGGGTTCCTCAACATCGGACTGGCATAAGCTGGAGAAGGGAATCATTACTGGATGCACAATTTCAGTAATCCTCTTCGCACTTGCCATGAACATGCTGGCGAAGTCTGCTGAGGTTCAGTGCAGAGGGCCTCTCACCAAGTCCGGCATCAGGCAGCCGCCCATCAGGGCCTTCATGGACGACCTGACTGTGACGACACCGAACGTCCCAGGGGGGAGGTGGATCCTGAAGGGCCTGGAGGAACTAACCAGCTGGGCCCGCATGACCTTCAAGCCTGCAAAATCCAGATCCCTCGtgctgaagaaaggaaaggtcACCAACAAGTTCCACTTCTCACTTGGCAGCATCCAGATACCGTCCATCACCGACAAACCAGTGAAGAGCCTGGGGAAGGTGTTTCATTGCAGCTTGAAGGACAAGGCAGCCATCCACGCGACCAACCAGGAGCTGGAGGCTTGGCTAGCCACCGTGGACAAGTCAGGTCTACCAGGCAAGTTCAAGGCCTGGGTGTACCAACATGGCATCCTCCCAAGGATCCTCTGGCCCCTCTTGGTGTACGAGGTCCCGATCTCCACTGTTGAGGGATTTGAAAGGAGAGTCAGCAGGTTCCTGCGGAAGTGGCTGGGCTTACCCCGGAGCCTGAGCAGCATCGCCCTGTATGGGAAAAACAACATGCTGAAGCTCCCCATCAGCAGCCTGAATGAAGAATTCAAGGTGAGCCGTACTAGGGAGGTGCTGCAATACAGAGAATCATCTGACCCAAAAGTCTCTCAAGCTGGGATAGAAGTCAGAACGGGGCGGAAATGGAAGGCAGCAGAGGCCGTGGATGTTGCTGAATCACGGCTGCGGCATAGGGCTCTGGTTGGGACAGTGGCTCGGGGAAGGGCAGGCCTGGGTAGCAGTACAACACCTCGCTACGACAAGGCAGAGGGGAAGGACAGGAGAGCATTGCTCCAGGAAGAGGTGCGGGCAGCAGTGGAAGAAGAGCGAGCCAGCACGATGGTTGGAATGCGGCAGCAGGGAGCCTGGACGCGGTGGGAGCAGGCAGCAGAGCGCAAAGTCACTTGGACTGAGCTGTGGAGAGCCGAGCCCCAGCGCCTAAAATTCCTGATCCAGGCCGTCTATGACGTGCTGCCAAGCCCATCTAACCTGTTCTGTTGGGGGAAGGTGGAGTCACCGGCTTGCGCTTTGTGCCAGAAGAGAGGGACCCTGGAGCACATCTTGAGCTGCTGCCCGAGAGGCCTGAGCGAGGGGCGCTACCGCTGGCGTCATGACCAGGTCTTGAAGGCTATAGCAAACACCATCTGCAGCGGAATTGCCCACTGCAAGCGCCTCCGCCCAGAGAAGAAGGCCATCTCCTTCATCAGAGCTGGAGAAGAACCACCAGCTGTTGCCAGGACCTCCTCCTCTGGCCTGCTATCAATGGCACAAGACTGGGAGCTGAAGGTTGATTTGGGGAAACAATTAAAGTTCCCGGACAACGTGGCCATAACATCACTAAGGCCAGATGTGGTGCTGACCTCAGCAACCTCCAAGCAGGTCGTGCTCCTGGAGCTAACAGTCCCTTGGGAAGACCGCATCGAGGAGGCCAATGAGAGGAAGAGGGCTAAATACCAGGCTCTGGTAGAGGAGTGTCGGCTCAACGGGTGGCGAGCAAGATGTGAGCCCATTGAGGTGGGATGCAGAGGGTTCGCAGGCCAGTCCCTCTGCAGGGCCTACAGTATGCTGGGCATCACCGGGGCCAGTAAGAGAAGGGCCATCAAGGAGGCCACAGAGGCAGCAGAGGTTGCCTCACGTTGGCTGTGGATCAGGAGAGGAGATCCGTGGGTAGGGTAG